From Pontibacter actiniarum, a single genomic window includes:
- a CDS encoding ROK family transcriptional regulator, which yields MSTLTSHTDYLESLNNVEKKKFLQKVKIIRHLYVKGVRTNADICSRFNISSPTSMGLLGELISEGLVEKQGLGKSVGGRKPDLYGLRNNSLFVLSIEMDRFSTRMVIVDNNNNQITPVRTYAYTLPEDLSGLNELCTRVEEHIATSGIDPKKLVGIGISMPGLVAGKEGNNHTYLRTDLLEESLQELLSQKLGKPVFIQNDVKSAALAELRFGEAKGKQDVLVLSMDWGIGTGVIMDGKLRGGTSGFAGEFGHIPLIEDGSLCHCGKRGCLETVASGVSLTSIARQRIKEGQKSLLSKLPDEELDELEPQTLIDAAHNGDQFAINMLSETGKHLGKGIAILIQLFNPELIILGGKIAEAKQFITTPIQQAINTYCMAQLRESTSIALSTLGQSASMLGAAATVLENILEQQLEQAR from the coding sequence ATGAGCACCTTAACATCACATACCGATTATCTGGAGAGCCTCAACAACGTTGAGAAGAAGAAGTTTTTACAGAAGGTAAAGATAATCAGACACCTGTACGTAAAAGGTGTCCGCACCAATGCCGATATTTGCTCTCGCTTCAACATCAGCTCCCCAACTTCAATGGGATTATTAGGTGAGCTTATCTCTGAGGGGCTGGTGGAGAAGCAGGGGCTCGGCAAATCGGTAGGCGGACGCAAGCCGGACCTGTACGGGCTGCGCAATAACTCTCTTTTCGTGCTTAGCATCGAAATGGACCGCTTTAGCACCCGCATGGTGATCGTGGATAACAACAACAACCAAATCACACCTGTTCGCACCTATGCCTACACGTTACCCGAGGACCTGAGCGGCCTGAACGAGCTTTGCACCCGAGTGGAAGAGCACATCGCCACGTCAGGCATCGACCCGAAGAAACTAGTGGGCATCGGCATCAGCATGCCGGGCCTGGTGGCGGGGAAAGAAGGCAACAACCACACCTACCTGAGAACCGACCTATTAGAGGAATCATTACAGGAGCTGCTGAGCCAGAAACTCGGTAAGCCTGTGTTTATACAGAACGACGTAAAGAGCGCTGCCCTGGCGGAGCTACGTTTTGGCGAGGCGAAGGGAAAGCAGGACGTGCTGGTACTCTCCATGGACTGGGGTATCGGTACGGGCGTGATTATGGACGGTAAGCTGCGCGGCGGCACCTCAGGCTTTGCCGGAGAGTTCGGGCACATTCCGCTGATAGAAGACGGTAGCCTGTGCCACTGCGGAAAGCGCGGCTGCCTTGAGACGGTGGCCTCCGGGGTGTCCCTTACAAGTATAGCCCGCCAGAGAATCAAGGAGGGGCAGAAATCGCTGCTGAGCAAGCTGCCCGATGAGGAACTGGACGAGCTGGAGCCGCAGACCCTGATAGACGCCGCCCACAACGGCGACCAGTTCGCCATCAACATGCTGTCAGAAACCGGCAAGCACCTGGGCAAAGGCATCGCCATACTTATCCAGCTGTTTAACCCGGAGCTTATTATACTTGGCGGGAAAATAGCCGAAGCCAAGCAGTTTATCACCACACCCATCCAACAGGCCATCAACACCTATTGCATGGCGCAGCTGCGCGAATCCACCAGCATAGCGCTGTCCACACTCGGGCAGAGCGCCAGCATGCTGGGAGCCGCGGCTACGGTGCTGGAGAACATCCTGGAGCAGCAGTTGGAGCAGGCCAGGTAA
- the nagB gene encoding glucosamine-6-phosphate deaminase: protein MQTLNSTVPFKSQNSMPRLNLLEETRFEKLPVSVFPDQHIASVSVAKRIADLIRDKQNKGQQAVLGLATGATPVGVYAELVRMHREEGLSFRNVITFNLDEYYPMQPDAAQSYVTFMNENLFDHIDIEKANVHVPDGTLPKEEIHAYCLNYERQIEEVGGLDLQILGIGRTGHIGFNEPGSAPNSGTRLVTLDDLTRRDAARDFGGKENVPTKAITMGIGTIFKAREIILMAWSQKKAPIIKKAVEGEMSSEVPATYLQLSNSVEFVLDDDAASELTRFNTPWLVKDCVWDEQLTKKAVIWLSEKLGKPILKLTDEDYNTHGMAQLATEFGPAYNINIDIFNKIQHTITGWPGGKPNADDTQRPERAEPAQKRVIIFSPHPDDDVISMGGTFIRLVDQGHDVHVAYQTSGNTAVWDDDVLRYMEFAIDFNKSIGSDTSRLRQIYDDMRGFIEEKQPNQVDTQEILNVKGFIRKSEAYAGARYAGLEDENIHFMALPFYETGKRKKNSVTDKDIELTMDLLQRVKPQQVFAAGDFADPHGTHIVCFKIVVEALQRLRQTEEWANDCWLWMYRGAWHEFETHEIEMAVPLSPQEVIRKREAIFKHQSQKDRPVFPGDDAREFWVRAEERNRETAENYHKLGLADYEAMEAFVRYNF from the coding sequence ATGCAAACGTTAAACAGTACCGTTCCTTTCAAATCACAGAACTCCATGCCCCGGCTGAACCTGCTGGAGGAGACACGTTTTGAGAAACTTCCGGTAAGCGTTTTCCCGGACCAGCACATCGCCTCTGTGTCGGTGGCAAAACGCATTGCTGACCTGATCAGGGATAAGCAAAACAAGGGGCAGCAGGCTGTACTGGGGCTGGCGACCGGCGCCACGCCGGTGGGGGTGTATGCAGAGCTGGTGCGCATGCACCGCGAGGAAGGACTTAGCTTCCGCAACGTCATCACCTTCAACCTGGACGAGTACTACCCGATGCAGCCGGATGCGGCGCAGAGCTACGTGACGTTCATGAACGAGAACCTCTTCGACCATATCGACATCGAAAAGGCAAACGTGCACGTACCGGACGGCACCCTGCCGAAAGAGGAAATACACGCCTACTGCCTCAACTACGAACGCCAGATAGAAGAGGTAGGCGGGCTGGACCTGCAGATCCTGGGCATCGGCCGTACGGGCCACATCGGGTTTAACGAGCCGGGCTCGGCACCAAACTCTGGTACGCGCCTCGTAACCTTGGACGACCTGACCCGCCGCGACGCTGCCCGCGACTTCGGCGGCAAGGAGAATGTACCGACCAAAGCCATCACCATGGGCATCGGCACCATCTTCAAAGCACGCGAAATTATCCTGATGGCCTGGAGCCAGAAGAAAGCGCCGATCATCAAAAAAGCGGTAGAGGGAGAGATGTCCAGCGAGGTGCCTGCCACTTACCTGCAGCTGTCGAACAGCGTAGAGTTTGTGCTGGATGATGACGCTGCCTCTGAGCTGACTCGCTTTAATACCCCGTGGCTTGTAAAGGACTGCGTGTGGGATGAGCAGCTGACGAAGAAGGCGGTGATCTGGCTCTCAGAAAAACTGGGTAAGCCTATCCTGAAACTGACCGACGAAGACTACAACACGCATGGTATGGCGCAGCTGGCCACCGAGTTCGGCCCTGCCTATAACATCAACATAGATATCTTTAACAAGATACAGCACACCATTACCGGCTGGCCGGGAGGCAAGCCAAACGCAGACGACACGCAGCGCCCAGAGCGGGCCGAGCCGGCGCAGAAACGCGTTATTATCTTCTCTCCTCACCCGGACGATGATGTCATCTCCATGGGTGGTACATTTATCCGACTGGTGGACCAGGGCCACGATGTGCATGTGGCCTACCAAACCTCGGGCAACACCGCCGTTTGGGATGATGATGTGCTCCGCTACATGGAGTTCGCCATTGACTTTAACAAGAGCATTGGCAGCGACACCAGCCGTTTGCGCCAGATCTACGACGACATGCGCGGCTTTATCGAGGAGAAACAGCCGAACCAGGTAGACACGCAGGAGATACTGAACGTGAAAGGCTTTATCCGTAAGAGCGAAGCCTACGCCGGTGCGCGTTACGCCGGGCTGGAGGATGAGAACATCCACTTCATGGCCCTGCCTTTCTACGAGACGGGCAAGCGCAAGAAGAACTCTGTTACCGATAAGGACATTGAGCTGACGATGGACCTGCTACAGCGGGTGAAGCCGCAGCAGGTTTTTGCCGCCGGCGACTTTGCAGACCCGCACGGCACGCACATCGTGTGCTTTAAGATAGTGGTAGAGGCACTGCAGCGCCTGCGCCAAACAGAAGAGTGGGCTAACGACTGCTGGCTTTGGATGTACCGCGGCGCATGGCATGAGTTCGAAACCCATGAGATCGAGATGGCTGTGCCGCTCTCGCCACAGGAGGTGATCCGTAAGCGTGAGGCTATCTTCAAACATCAATCACAGAAAGACAGACCGGTTTTCCCGGGCGACGACGCGCGCGAGTTTTGGGTGCGTGCCGAAGAGCGTAACCGTGAAACCGCTGAAAATTACCATAAACTTGGCCTTGCCGATTACGAGGCCATGGAGGCATTCGTGCGTTACAATTTCTAA